The Burkholderia mayonis genome window below encodes:
- the mtgA gene encoding monofunctional biosynthetic peptidoglycan transglycosylase, translating to MRNSPVSPGPGFAPARGATGARKRGLAHWFAYAGGVFAGAWLATQLYYFAQIAMWTAVDPGSSAFMRADAWRLSAARPAVTIRHQWAPYERISRNLKRAVIASEDADFANNSGYEVDAILQAWEKNRAHGRIVSGGSTITQQLARNLFLSSEKSYIRKGQELIITWMLETLLDKERIFEIYLNSVEFGRGVYGAEAAAQYYFRIPASRLSAWQSARLAVMLPNPKYFDAHRGSSYLAQRAGVIARRMGAAELPASQ from the coding sequence ATGCGGAACAGTCCCGTTTCGCCCGGCCCGGGCTTCGCGCCCGCGCGCGGTGCGACCGGCGCGCGCAAGCGCGGTCTCGCGCACTGGTTCGCGTATGCGGGCGGCGTATTCGCCGGCGCGTGGCTCGCGACGCAGCTCTATTACTTTGCGCAGATCGCGATGTGGACGGCGGTCGATCCGGGGTCGAGCGCGTTCATGCGCGCTGACGCGTGGCGCCTGTCGGCCGCGCGGCCCGCCGTGACGATCCGGCATCAGTGGGCGCCGTACGAGCGGATCTCGCGGAACCTGAAGCGCGCGGTGATCGCATCCGAAGACGCCGATTTCGCGAACAATTCGGGCTACGAAGTGGACGCGATTCTGCAGGCGTGGGAAAAGAACCGCGCGCACGGCCGGATCGTGTCGGGCGGCTCGACGATCACGCAGCAGCTCGCGCGCAATCTGTTCCTGTCCAGTGAGAAGAGTTACATCCGCAAGGGGCAGGAGCTCATCATTACGTGGATGCTCGAAACGCTGCTCGACAAGGAGCGCATCTTCGAGATCTACCTGAACTCGGTCGAATTCGGCCGCGGGGTGTACGGCGCGGAAGCCGCCGCGCAGTACTACTTCCGGATTCCCGCGAGCCGGCTTTCCGCGTGGCAATCGGCGCGCCTCGCGGTGATGCTGCCGAATCCGAAGTATTTCGACGCGCATCGTGGCTCGTCTTACCTTGCGCAGCGCGCGGGCGTGATCGCGCGACGGATGGGCGCGGCGGAATTGCCCGCGTCGCAGTGA
- a CDS encoding ribonuclease catalytic domain-containing protein: MNVFFEESGSFKAGSVLSRQGDAFQVELPGGRRAKVRAKDVLIEFEKPAASELMQQADEAAQQIDLDFLWECAPAEEFAYAALADEYFGASYGPVERAALVLRLHGSPVYFRRKGRGQYQRAPEEQLKMALAALERKRQQALVQAGYEDELKAGKLPDVFAGKALNLLTKPDKNSIEYKALDAAALARGVSPARLMLDCGGIPSARALHEARFLAEYFPHGTGFPSITVGKLPDDLPRADVGAFSIDDITTTEIDDAFSVEHLTDGRVRIGVHIAAPALGVARGDAVDAVARARLSTVYMPGDKITMLPDDVVDVFTLKEGDYRPALSLYIIVKRDTQEIVANETRAEYVYVKSNLRHNTLDELVTEDALAAGTGDYPHKDDIAVLWPLAQALFEKRQVARAGYGLRREVQRNTDYNFYVEGEHVTITPRRRGSPLDLIVSELAILANSTWGAFLHDHSVPGIYRTQRAFGMPSGPKRTRMQTSAAPHEGLGVPQYAWSTSPLRRYVDLVNQWQLLACVQHGVTAKLAAPFKQKDADLYAVVQGFDDTYAAYADHQRRMEYFWCLRWIKQEGRKQVSATVVKGELVRLDEVPLLLHVPALGVHARGTRVLLDVMSVDELTIEASVRLLSVLDAPTVSGGEPAEDEEEAEAADDVPLDAADESAESEAEALAEAGGAAGGEGDASANGEEQPK; the protein is encoded by the coding sequence GTGAACGTTTTCTTCGAGGAATCGGGCAGTTTCAAGGCGGGCAGCGTGCTGTCGCGCCAGGGCGACGCGTTTCAGGTCGAATTGCCGGGCGGCCGGCGCGCGAAGGTGCGCGCGAAGGATGTGCTGATCGAATTCGAGAAACCCGCCGCGAGCGAGTTGATGCAGCAGGCGGACGAGGCCGCGCAGCAGATCGATCTGGATTTTCTGTGGGAATGCGCGCCCGCCGAGGAATTCGCGTACGCGGCGCTCGCCGACGAGTATTTCGGCGCGAGCTATGGCCCGGTCGAGCGCGCGGCGCTCGTGCTGCGCCTGCACGGCTCGCCCGTCTATTTCCGCCGCAAGGGGCGCGGCCAGTATCAGCGCGCGCCCGAAGAGCAACTGAAGATGGCGCTCGCCGCGCTGGAGCGCAAGCGTCAGCAGGCGCTCGTGCAGGCCGGCTACGAAGACGAGCTGAAGGCGGGCAAGCTGCCCGACGTGTTCGCCGGCAAGGCGCTCAACCTTCTGACGAAGCCGGACAAGAATTCGATCGAATACAAGGCGCTCGACGCGGCGGCGCTCGCACGCGGCGTGTCGCCCGCGCGGCTGATGCTCGACTGCGGCGGCATTCCGTCTGCGCGCGCGTTGCACGAAGCGCGCTTTCTCGCCGAGTACTTCCCGCACGGCACGGGCTTTCCGTCCATCACGGTCGGCAAGCTGCCCGACGACTTGCCGCGCGCGGACGTCGGTGCGTTTTCGATCGACGACATCACGACGACCGAGATCGACGATGCATTCTCGGTCGAGCATCTGACCGACGGGCGCGTGCGGATCGGCGTGCACATCGCGGCGCCCGCGCTCGGCGTCGCGCGCGGCGACGCGGTCGACGCGGTCGCGCGTGCGCGGCTGTCGACCGTCTACATGCCGGGCGACAAGATCACGATGCTGCCGGACGACGTCGTCGACGTATTCACGCTGAAGGAGGGCGACTACCGCCCGGCGCTGTCGCTGTACATCATCGTGAAGCGCGACACGCAGGAGATCGTCGCGAACGAGACGCGCGCCGAATACGTCTATGTGAAGAGCAACCTGCGCCACAACACGCTCGACGAGCTCGTCACCGAGGATGCGCTCGCGGCCGGCACGGGCGACTATCCGCACAAGGACGACATCGCGGTGCTCTGGCCGCTCGCGCAGGCGCTCTTCGAGAAGCGCCAGGTCGCGCGCGCGGGCTACGGGCTCAGGCGCGAAGTGCAGCGCAATACCGATTACAACTTCTACGTCGAAGGCGAGCACGTGACGATCACGCCTCGCCGGCGCGGTTCGCCGCTCGATCTGATCGTGTCCGAACTCGCGATCCTCGCGAACTCGACGTGGGGCGCGTTCCTGCATGACCATAGCGTGCCGGGCATCTATCGCACGCAGCGCGCGTTCGGCATGCCGAGCGGGCCGAAGCGCACGCGGATGCAGACGAGCGCCGCGCCGCACGAAGGGCTCGGCGTGCCGCAGTATGCGTGGAGCACGTCGCCGCTGCGCCGCTACGTCGACCTCGTCAATCAATGGCAACTGCTCGCGTGCGTGCAGCACGGCGTGACCGCGAAGCTCGCCGCGCCGTTCAAGCAGAAGGACGCGGATCTGTACGCGGTCGTGCAGGGCTTCGACGATACGTACGCCGCATACGCCGATCATCAGCGCCGGATGGAGTATTTCTGGTGCCTGCGCTGGATCAAGCAGGAAGGCCGCAAGCAGGTGAGCGCGACTGTCGTGAAGGGCGAGCTCGTGCGTCTCGACGAAGTGCCCCTGCTGCTGCACGTGCCCGCGCTCGGCGTGCACGCGCGCGGCACGCGCGTGCTGCTCGACGTGATGTCGGTCGACGAACTGACGATCGAGGCGTCGGTGCGGCTCTTGAGCGTGCTCGACGCGCCGACGGTGTCGGGCGGCGAGCCGGCCGAGGACGAAGAGGAGGCCGAAGCGGCCGACGACGTGCCGCTCGACGCCGCCGACGAGTCGGCCGAAAGCGAAGCGGAAGCGCTCGCCGAGGCGGGCGGCGCGGCGGGCGGCGAGGGCGACGCGTCCGCGAACGGCGAGGAGCAGCCGAAATGA
- a CDS encoding YqiA/YcfP family alpha/beta fold hydrolase, with product MILYLHGFRSSPQSFKARALAARLADLGRADEWRCPTLSVAPLDAITAAEAEVAGVPARDVTVIGSSLGGYYATWLAETHGWRAVLLNPATQPQRDLRRYLGEQPLWHGGGTIVVEPHHLDELNVLRVAAVTRPERYYLFAATGDEVLDYREMLARYPGARTCVIEGSDHGISEFADYIDDVLAFCDAG from the coding sequence GTGATCCTGTATCTGCACGGCTTTCGCTCGTCGCCGCAGTCGTTCAAGGCGCGCGCGCTTGCCGCCCGGCTCGCCGATCTCGGACGCGCGGACGAGTGGCGCTGCCCGACGTTGTCGGTGGCGCCGCTCGACGCGATCACGGCGGCCGAGGCGGAAGTCGCCGGCGTGCCCGCGCGCGACGTCACCGTGATCGGCAGCTCACTCGGCGGCTACTATGCGACCTGGCTTGCGGAAACGCACGGCTGGCGCGCGGTGCTGCTCAATCCGGCGACGCAGCCGCAGCGCGACCTGCGTCGCTATCTCGGCGAGCAGCCGCTCTGGCACGGCGGCGGCACGATCGTCGTCGAGCCGCATCATCTGGACGAGCTGAACGTGTTGCGCGTCGCGGCGGTCACGCGGCCCGAGCGCTACTATTTGTTCGCGGCGACGGGCGACGAAGTGCTCGACTATCGCGAAATGCTCGCGCGCTATCCGGGCGCGCGAACCTGCGTCATCGAAGGCAGCGATCACGGGATCAGCGAATTTGCCGACTACATCGACGACGTTCTCGCATTTTGCGACGCCGGATAG
- a CDS encoding EF-hand domain-containing protein: MKIQSAFAWSALFAAGLVFTQAAFAQEAASDAQPDRHTQAQLGDPYVPPAARKPTAGTQTSGAALHAQVVRKLQRQFAAADVNNTGLTEAQAKAAGLGYVAKNFKQIDANHAGRVSFSDVQRYIQSQSATQK; this comes from the coding sequence ATGAAAATCCAATCGGCATTCGCCTGGTCGGCGCTGTTCGCCGCGGGCCTCGTGTTTACGCAAGCGGCGTTCGCGCAGGAGGCGGCGAGCGACGCGCAACCCGATCGCCACACGCAGGCGCAGCTCGGTGATCCGTACGTGCCGCCCGCCGCGCGCAAGCCGACGGCCGGCACGCAGACATCGGGCGCCGCGCTGCATGCGCAGGTCGTGCGCAAGCTGCAGCGCCAGTTCGCGGCGGCCGACGTGAACAACACGGGCCTGACCGAAGCGCAGGCGAAGGCAGCGGGCCTCGGCTACGTCGCGAAGAACTTCAAGCAGATCGACGCGAACCATGCGGGACGCGTGTCGTTCTCCGACGTGCAGCGCTACATCCAATCGCAGAGCGCGACGCAGAAGTAA
- a CDS encoding 2-dehydro-3-deoxygalactonokinase, whose protein sequence is MTAHATTPALIGLDWGTTSLRAYLFAADGSVLDTRAFAAGVMSLPGATGASPSQAFDAAFEHACGAWLDRTPHVPALASGMVGSAQGWREAPYVTMPAAADAFASSLVRLRTARGSALAIVPGALEPGELPDVMRGEETQIVGTLAAEPSLARERAGVLIGLPGTHAKWAWVRDGRIEWFRTYMTGELFAALRGHTILGRTMQPSDASDWAAFARGVRIARRKRSEGLLATLFSTRTLGLTGQLAPQAQGDYLSGLLIGHELNALDALLDSHRASLAALAPRLVGDGALCDRYRRALAEFGCGDARIVERASERGLWRIATQAGLVGAAGGAVCAPQ, encoded by the coding sequence ATGACGGCGCACGCGACCACGCCCGCGCTGATCGGGCTCGACTGGGGGACGACGTCGCTGCGTGCATACCTGTTCGCCGCCGACGGCTCGGTGCTCGACACGCGCGCGTTCGCGGCCGGCGTGATGAGCTTGCCCGGCGCGACAGGCGCGTCGCCGTCGCAGGCGTTCGATGCCGCGTTCGAGCACGCTTGCGGCGCATGGCTCGACCGCACGCCGCACGTGCCGGCGCTCGCGTCGGGGATGGTCGGCAGCGCGCAGGGCTGGCGCGAGGCGCCCTACGTGACGATGCCGGCCGCTGCCGATGCGTTCGCGTCGAGCCTCGTGCGGCTTCGCACCGCGCGCGGTTCGGCGCTCGCGATCGTGCCGGGCGCGCTCGAGCCGGGCGAGCTGCCGGACGTGATGCGCGGCGAGGAAACGCAGATCGTCGGCACGCTCGCCGCCGAGCCGTCGCTTGCGCGCGAACGTGCAGGCGTGCTGATCGGCTTGCCCGGCACGCACGCGAAATGGGCGTGGGTGCGCGACGGCCGCATCGAGTGGTTTCGCACGTACATGACGGGCGAGTTGTTCGCCGCGCTACGCGGGCACACGATTCTCGGCCGCACGATGCAGCCGAGCGATGCGTCGGACTGGGCGGCGTTCGCGCGCGGCGTGCGGATCGCACGACGCAAGCGCAGCGAAGGATTGCTCGCGACGCTGTTCAGCACCCGCACGCTCGGGCTGACCGGTCAGCTTGCGCCGCAGGCGCAGGGCGACTATTTGTCTGGACTGCTGATCGGTCATGAGCTGAACGCGCTCGATGCGTTGCTGGACAGCCACCGCGCATCGCTCGCGGCGCTGGCGCCGCGCCTCGTCGGCGACGGCGCGTTGTGCGATCGCTACCGGCGCGCGCTCGCCGAATTCGGTTGCGGCGATGCGCGCATCGTCGAACGTGCTTCCGAGCGCGGCCTGTGGCGCATCGCGACGCAGGCGGGGCTCGTCGGCGCGGCAGGCGGCGCCGTCTGCGCGCCGCAATAG
- a CDS encoding SDR family oxidoreductase — protein sequence MSRLAGKVALVTGAGRGIGAAIARAFVREGAAVALAELDAALAEETADAIGRDIADARVLAIQTDVTQAESMSAAVAQAARAFGPLDVLVNNAGINVFRDPLALTDDDWRRCFAVDLDGVWNGCRAVLPGMVERGRGSIVNIASTHAFKIIPGCFPYPVAKHAVLGLTRALGIEYAPRNVRVNAIAPGYIETQATHDWWNAQPDPQAARRETLALQPMKRIGQPDEVAMTAVFLASDEAPFINASCITIDGGRSVLYHD from the coding sequence GTGAGCCGGCTCGCGGGCAAGGTCGCGCTCGTGACGGGCGCTGGACGCGGCATCGGCGCTGCCATCGCGCGCGCGTTCGTGCGCGAAGGCGCGGCCGTCGCGCTCGCGGAGCTCGATGCCGCGCTCGCCGAAGAGACGGCCGACGCGATCGGGCGCGACATCGCCGATGCGCGCGTGCTCGCGATACAGACGGACGTCACGCAAGCCGAATCGATGTCGGCCGCGGTTGCGCAGGCGGCGCGCGCATTCGGCCCGCTCGACGTGCTCGTCAACAACGCCGGCATCAACGTGTTTCGCGATCCGCTCGCGCTCACCGACGACGATTGGCGGCGCTGCTTCGCAGTCGATCTCGACGGCGTCTGGAACGGCTGTCGCGCGGTGCTGCCGGGGATGGTCGAGCGCGGACGCGGCAGCATCGTGAACATCGCGTCGACGCATGCGTTCAAGATCATTCCCGGCTGCTTTCCGTACCCGGTCGCGAAGCACGCCGTGCTGGGCCTGACGCGCGCGCTCGGCATCGAATACGCGCCGCGCAACGTGCGCGTGAATGCGATCGCGCCGGGCTACATCGAGACGCAGGCGACGCACGACTGGTGGAACGCGCAGCCCGACCCGCAGGCCGCGCGGCGCGAGACGCTCGCGCTGCAGCCGATGAAGCGGATCGGGCAGCCGGACGAAGTCGCGATGACCGCGGTGTTCCTCGCTTCGGACGAGGCGCCGTTCATCAACGCGAGCTGCATCACGATCGACGGCGGCCGATCGGTGCTGTACCACGACTGA
- the aroE gene encoding shikimate dehydrogenase, whose product MSTTVEPAAGARDRYAVIGNPIAHSKSPFIHTRFAEQTGETIAYTYLLAPLDGFTAAVREFVAQGGRGVNVTVPFKLEAYALADTLSPRAAAAGAVNTLRFDENGIFGDNTDGVGLVRDIETNLGVSLAGARILLLGAGGAARGVVLPILERAPTSLTIVNRTASKAEELVGQFTQAAHDAGCVLAGGGSERIAREPYDVIVNATAGSLDAALPECDAVAFGPATLAYDMMYGARPTVFMEHAAALGARAADGLGMLVEQAAESFYVWRGVRPDSAPVLAALRAALAASAAH is encoded by the coding sequence ATGAGCACGACCGTCGAACCCGCTGCGGGCGCGCGCGATCGCTACGCGGTGATCGGCAATCCGATCGCGCACAGCAAGTCGCCGTTCATTCACACGCGCTTTGCCGAGCAGACGGGCGAGACGATCGCGTACACGTATTTGCTCGCGCCGCTCGACGGCTTCACGGCCGCGGTGCGTGAATTCGTCGCGCAGGGCGGCCGCGGCGTGAACGTCACGGTGCCGTTCAAGCTCGAAGCCTATGCGCTCGCCGACACGCTGTCGCCGCGCGCGGCGGCGGCGGGCGCGGTGAACACGCTGCGCTTCGACGAGAACGGCATCTTCGGCGACAACACCGATGGCGTCGGTCTCGTGCGCGACATCGAAACGAATCTCGGCGTGAGCCTGGCGGGCGCGCGGATTCTGCTGCTCGGCGCGGGTGGTGCGGCGCGCGGCGTCGTGCTGCCGATCCTCGAGCGCGCACCCACGTCGCTCACGATCGTCAACCGGACGGCGAGCAAGGCGGAAGAGCTCGTCGGCCAGTTCACGCAAGCCGCGCACGATGCGGGCTGCGTGCTCGCGGGCGGCGGTTCCGAGCGGATCGCGCGCGAGCCTTACGACGTGATCGTCAACGCGACGGCGGGCAGCCTCGACGCGGCGCTGCCCGAATGCGACGCCGTGGCGTTCGGCCCGGCGACGCTCGCGTACGACATGATGTACGGCGCGCGGCCGACCGTCTTCATGGAGCACGCGGCGGCGCTCGGCGCGCGCGCGGCGGACGGGCTCGGGATGCTCGTCGAGCAGGCGGCGGAATCGTTCTACGTATGGCGAGGCGTGCGGCCCGACAGCGCGCCTGTGCTCGCCGCGCTGCGCGCCGCGCTCGCGGCGTCGGCGGCGCACTGA
- a CDS encoding 2-dehydro-3-deoxy-6-phosphogalactonate aldolase: MPMDAEALRFPAPYAPHRGLMRAFDACPLIAILRGLTPADAAAHGAALYEAGFRIVEVPLNSPDPFDSIAALRAALPADAIVGAGTVLRAEYADEVVRAGGELIVMPHADGDVVRRAKTLGIACAPGVATPTEAFAALANGADVLKMFPAEQLGQSAVKAWRAVIDARVPLVPVGGITPENMGPYLAAGANGFGLGSALYAPGQAPAVTASHAQAFVKGLRIARKGAAR, from the coding sequence ATGCCGATGGATGCAGAAGCACTCCGTTTTCCCGCGCCGTATGCGCCGCATCGCGGACTGATGCGCGCGTTCGACGCGTGTCCGCTGATCGCGATCCTGCGCGGGCTCACGCCCGCCGACGCGGCGGCGCACGGCGCTGCGCTGTACGAAGCGGGCTTTCGCATCGTCGAGGTGCCGCTCAATTCACCCGATCCGTTCGACAGCATCGCCGCATTGCGCGCTGCGTTGCCCGCCGATGCGATCGTCGGTGCGGGCACGGTGCTGCGCGCCGAATACGCCGACGAAGTGGTGCGCGCGGGCGGCGAGCTGATCGTGATGCCGCATGCGGACGGCGACGTCGTGCGCCGCGCGAAGACGCTCGGCATCGCATGCGCGCCCGGCGTCGCGACGCCGACCGAGGCGTTCGCCGCGCTCGCGAACGGCGCGGACGTGCTGAAGATGTTTCCCGCCGAGCAGCTCGGCCAGTCCGCCGTGAAGGCGTGGCGCGCGGTGATCGACGCGCGGGTGCCGCTCGTGCCGGTCGGCGGGATCACGCCCGAGAACATGGGCCCGTATCTCGCGGCGGGCGCGAACGGCTTCGGCCTCGGCTCGGCGCTGTATGCGCCCGGACAGGCGCCCGCCGTCACCGCTTCGCACGCGCAGGCGTTCGTCAAGGGGCTGCGGATCGCGCGCAAGGGAGCGGCGCGGTGA
- a CDS encoding S10 family peptidase has protein sequence MPARKTKLLLAAVFSSLLLAACNGDDANPAAGAAASENSSSSTDTSSGADKPYQDPNRYSSSASASLSASAATENAAITHHQITLNGKTINYTATAGHLTARNPQTGAAEASFFYVAYTADNQPLGKRPVTFFYNGGPGSSTVWLHLGSFGPKRLVTGDPNANSPTPFPFVDNQETLLDTTDLVFVDAIGTGFSEAIAPNTNQTFWGVDQDGGAFRDFVIRYLQVNQRNDSPKYLFGESYGTPRTDVLANLLETAGVKLDGIVLQSSILNYNSNCDMASNNVGNSNNGSSTISCAGFVPSYGAVGAYYRLDNPNPADLPQYADQMRLLTAGTYSPAVNAYLASNTPPPQSLVTTMSNSTGATPSLWRANFNLLPTMYDNSYQLALIPGTLIGRYDARVNVPTNSPLASGGDPSSSFITKPFTDTIGAYLPNVLKYSAKSAYAVGSNAIYTWDWSHDGLDLPDTIPDLATALTLNPSLKVLSLNGYHDIATPFYQTELDLARLGAQPNLTIKDYQGGHMVYLDDTSRPQEKADLVMFYGATPVTQ, from the coding sequence ATGCCAGCACGTAAGACGAAGCTGCTATTAGCCGCAGTATTCTCTTCGCTGCTCCTCGCAGCGTGCAACGGAGATGATGCGAATCCCGCCGCGGGCGCCGCCGCGAGCGAGAACAGTTCGAGCAGCACCGACACCTCATCCGGCGCGGACAAGCCGTATCAAGATCCCAACCGTTATTCGTCGAGCGCAAGCGCATCGCTGTCGGCTTCCGCCGCGACCGAGAACGCCGCGATCACGCATCACCAGATCACGTTGAACGGCAAGACGATCAACTACACAGCGACCGCGGGCCACCTGACTGCGCGCAACCCGCAGACGGGCGCGGCCGAGGCGTCGTTCTTCTACGTCGCGTACACGGCGGACAACCAGCCGCTCGGCAAACGTCCCGTCACGTTCTTCTACAACGGCGGCCCCGGCTCGTCGACGGTCTGGCTGCACCTCGGCTCGTTCGGGCCGAAGCGCCTCGTGACGGGCGACCCGAACGCGAACAGTCCGACGCCGTTCCCGTTCGTCGACAATCAGGAAACGCTCCTCGATACGACCGATCTCGTGTTCGTCGACGCGATCGGCACGGGCTTTTCGGAAGCGATCGCGCCGAACACGAATCAGACATTCTGGGGCGTCGATCAGGACGGCGGAGCATTTCGCGATTTCGTGATCCGCTATCTGCAGGTGAATCAGCGCAACGATTCGCCGAAGTACCTGTTCGGCGAATCGTACGGCACGCCGCGCACCGACGTGCTCGCGAACCTGCTCGAGACGGCCGGCGTGAAGCTCGACGGGATCGTGCTGCAGTCGTCGATCCTCAACTACAACAGCAACTGCGACATGGCGAGCAACAATGTCGGCAATTCGAACAACGGGTCGAGCACGATCAGCTGCGCAGGCTTCGTGCCGAGTTACGGCGCGGTCGGCGCGTACTATCGGCTCGACAATCCGAATCCGGCGGACCTGCCGCAGTATGCCGACCAGATGCGTCTGCTGACGGCGGGCACGTATTCGCCGGCCGTGAACGCCTATCTCGCGAGCAATACGCCGCCGCCGCAGAGCCTCGTGACGACGATGTCGAATTCGACGGGCGCGACCCCTTCGCTGTGGCGCGCGAACTTCAACCTGCTGCCGACTATGTACGACAACAGCTATCAGCTGGCCCTGATCCCGGGCACGCTGATCGGCCGCTACGACGCGCGCGTGAACGTGCCGACGAACAGCCCGCTCGCATCGGGCGGCGATCCGTCGAGCAGCTTCATCACGAAGCCGTTCACCGACACGATCGGCGCCTATTTGCCGAACGTGCTGAAGTACTCGGCGAAGTCGGCCTATGCTGTAGGGAGCAATGCGATCTACACATGGGACTGGAGTCACGACGGCCTTGACCTGCCCGATACGATTCCGGATCTGGCCACGGCGCTCACGCTCAATCCTTCGCTGAAGGTACTGTCGTTGAACGGCTATCACGACATCGCGACGCCGTTTTATCAGACGGAACTCGATCTCGCCCGTCTCGGCGCGCAGCCCAATCTGACGATCAAGGACTATCAGGGCGGGCACATGGTTTATCTGGACGATACGTCGCGGCCGCAGGAGAAAGCCGATCTGGTGATGTTCTATGGTGCGACGCCCGTCACGCAATGA
- a CDS encoding IclR family transcriptional regulator — translation MSKTPMTLALNGATAIHPDTSDMSDATLADSIGATSTPLDLAAQQAGTQTLLRGLAILEAVAGGARDMRAIGAALGTTRSTTHRLVSSLVQARYLRQVQGGYLLGPKLIELGTIALEQMPLTAVARPHLEALAQATLDTIHLGVRDGDDVLYIDKIPGTRGLEMRSRIGHRMPLASTGIGKAMMLDLDPDRWRSLFDASKRALAGVNFKPDRRPDVGTFLQRMAHYAAGGYTFDLEENETSIRCVAAPVRDASGAIVAALSVASTIPYMSLDRMNELVPLVQRGARAISADLGWSAPQATRRIKR, via the coding sequence ATGAGCAAAACGCCTATGACGCTTGCCTTGAACGGCGCGACAGCCATCCATCCCGACACGTCCGATATGTCCGACGCGACGCTCGCCGACAGCATCGGTGCGACGAGCACGCCGCTCGATCTCGCCGCGCAGCAGGCGGGCACGCAAACGCTGCTGCGCGGTCTTGCGATCCTCGAGGCGGTCGCGGGCGGCGCCCGCGACATGCGCGCGATCGGCGCCGCGCTCGGCACGACGCGCAGCACGACGCACCGTCTCGTCAGCAGCCTCGTGCAGGCACGTTATCTGCGCCAGGTGCAAGGCGGCTATCTGCTCGGTCCGAAGCTGATCGAGCTCGGCACGATCGCGCTCGAGCAGATGCCGCTCACGGCGGTCGCGCGCCCGCATCTCGAAGCGCTCGCGCAAGCGACGCTCGACACGATCCACCTCGGCGTGCGCGACGGCGACGACGTGCTCTACATCGACAAGATTCCCGGTACGCGCGGCCTCGAGATGCGCTCGCGAATCGGCCACCGGATGCCGCTCGCGTCGACGGGAATCGGCAAGGCGATGATGCTCGACCTCGATCCGGACAGGTGGCGCTCGCTGTTCGACGCGTCGAAGCGCGCGCTCGCGGGCGTGAATTTCAAGCCGGATCGCCGTCCGGACGTCGGCACGTTCCTGCAGCGGATGGCGCACTACGCGGCGGGCGGCTACACGTTCGATCTCGAGGAGAACGAAACGTCGATTCGCTGCGTCGCCGCGCCGGTGCGCGACGCGTCGGGCGCGATCGTCGCCGCGCTGTCGGTCGCGAGCACGATTCCCTACATGTCGCTCGACCGGATGAACGAACTCGTGCCGCTCGTGCAGCGCGGCGCGCGCGCGATTTCGGCCGACCTCGGCTGGAGCGCGCCGCAGGCGACGCGCAGGATCAAGCGATGA